A single Gemmatimonadota bacterium DNA region contains:
- a CDS encoding sigma-70 family RNA polymerase sigma factor: MTLPRAKRRAARPAQIARAVDEGRESLDLYLDEISRVPLLSRDEEMELARKAFRGNIVAQEKLARHNVRFVVSVAKKFQNRGVPLVDLIGEGNLGLMTAARKFDPDRGVKFISYAVWWIRQAVQAAIARHGRPVRVPLNRTADLSRLGRTTTLLKERLGRMPTTEELARATGLTPEAVRSLSALNSEAVRLDHPTRDGDGNERMERFAATDQEGTDSSTLANSQSNDIEAALATLPPRDAKVLRLYFGLEDGNSRTLEEIGRMMGVTRERIRQLRDRALQRLREGETGDRLKDLVA; encoded by the coding sequence GTGACTCTTCCTCGTGCGAAGCGCCGAGCGGCTCGTCCTGCTCAGATCGCCCGTGCGGTGGACGAGGGCCGCGAGAGCCTCGACCTCTACCTGGACGAAATTTCCCGAGTACCGCTGCTCAGCCGAGACGAGGAAATGGAACTCGCTCGCAAGGCGTTTCGGGGTAATATCGTCGCCCAGGAAAAGTTGGCTCGTCATAACGTGCGGTTCGTCGTGTCGGTCGCTAAAAAATTCCAGAACCGGGGAGTTCCGCTCGTCGACTTGATCGGCGAGGGCAACCTCGGGCTGATGACTGCGGCCCGGAAGTTCGATCCGGATCGCGGCGTCAAGTTCATTTCGTATGCGGTGTGGTGGATTCGTCAGGCGGTCCAAGCCGCGATCGCCCGTCATGGGCGGCCGGTTCGGGTGCCGCTCAACCGAACCGCGGATCTCTCGCGGCTCGGCCGGACCACGACGCTCCTCAAGGAACGTCTCGGCCGGATGCCGACCACCGAAGAATTGGCCCGCGCCACCGGCTTGACGCCGGAAGCGGTTCGGAGCCTGAGCGCGCTCAATTCCGAAGCCGTTCGCCTCGACCACCCCACCCGGGACGGCGATGGCAACGAGCGGATGGAGCGGTTCGCGGCCACCGATCAGGAAGGCACTGACAGCTCCACGTTGGCCAACAGCCAGAGCAACGACATCGAGGCGGCCTTGGCGACGTTGCCACCGCGCGATGCCAAAGTACTGCGGCTCTATTTCGGCCTCGAAGACGGCAACAGCCGGACCCTCGAGGAAATCGGTCGGATGATGGGAGTCACTCGCGAGCGGATTCGTCAACTCCGCGACCGGGCCCTCCAACGGCTTCGCGAAGGCGAAACCGGAGACCGCCTCAAGGACCTCGTCGCCTAA
- a CDS encoding Re/Si-specific NAD(P)(+) transhydrogenase subunit alpha, translating into MRIGVLRETAGSERRVALIPATVQKLVQWQHDVVVEREAGSAAFFPDQLYREAGATIADGPSAASDGADLVIKVQPPTADQVKGFRSGSVLISLLAPHANGPLLDQLAVAGVSALCLELVPRTTKAQSMDVLSSQATVAGYQAVLIGASRMGRMLPMLTTAAGTLTPGKAFVLGAGVAGLQAIATARRLGAVVSAFDVRAVVKEQVQSLGASFVETEAKAEGAGGYAKELAADQQALVLATIGGHITSMDLVIATAAIPGKPAPRLITRAMVESMKPGSVIVDLSAESGGNCELTRLGEKVSVHGVTILGPKNVAGMLPNHASFMFSKNIQSLLEYAIKDGGLTVDLEDTIVGPMCVTHAGAVRYGGR; encoded by the coding sequence ATGCGAATTGGTGTCCTCCGGGAAACGGCCGGCAGTGAGCGGCGCGTGGCCCTGATTCCCGCAACGGTTCAGAAGCTCGTTCAGTGGCAGCATGACGTCGTGGTCGAACGCGAGGCCGGATCGGCTGCCTTCTTTCCCGATCAGTTGTATCGCGAGGCGGGCGCCACCATCGCCGATGGTCCCAGTGCCGCATCAGACGGGGCCGATCTCGTCATCAAGGTCCAGCCCCCGACCGCCGATCAGGTCAAGGGTTTCCGAAGCGGATCGGTCCTGATCTCGCTCCTGGCACCCCATGCGAACGGGCCGCTGCTCGATCAACTTGCGGTTGCCGGGGTGTCGGCCCTCTGTCTCGAGTTGGTCCCGCGGACCACCAAAGCCCAATCCATGGACGTCCTGTCCTCGCAGGCAACGGTGGCCGGGTATCAGGCCGTCCTGATCGGAGCCTCCCGCATGGGCCGGATGCTGCCCATGCTGACCACCGCCGCTGGGACGCTGACCCCCGGCAAGGCCTTTGTGCTCGGAGCCGGCGTGGCCGGCCTGCAGGCCATCGCGACGGCCCGGCGATTGGGTGCGGTGGTCTCCGCCTTTGACGTCCGGGCCGTCGTCAAAGAGCAAGTCCAGAGCTTGGGTGCCAGTTTCGTCGAGACCGAGGCCAAGGCGGAGGGAGCCGGCGGGTACGCCAAAGAGCTGGCCGCCGACCAGCAGGCCCTCGTTTTGGCAACCATCGGTGGGCACATCACGAGCATGGACTTGGTCATCGCCACCGCGGCCATTCCGGGCAAGCCGGCGCCGCGCTTGATCACCAGGGCCATGGTGGAGTCGATGAAGCCGGGGTCGGTCATCGTCGATCTGTCGGCGGAAAGCGGGGGGAACTGTGAATTGACTCGACTGGGCGAGAAGGTGTCGGTTCACGGCGTTACCATTCTTGGACCGAAAAACGTCGCCGGCATGTTGCCGAATCACGCCAGTTTCATGTTCAGCAAGAACATCCAGTCCCTCCTCGAATATGCCATTAAGGACGGCGGTCTCACCGTCGATCTCGAGGACACCATCGTCGGCCCCATGTGCGTGACCCACGCGGGCGCCGTGCGCTATGGGGGCCGCTAA
- a CDS encoding threonine synthase — translation MSGWLQCDDCDARFDLFAPITRCDRCQGLLAVGRDDESDDVAARFADGRRHPGPLSRSGVWRFRELVFPEMRDEDVVSFPEGNTPLVSRERVAEWAGCRRLVLKHEGMNPTGSFKDRGMTVAVSHARRLGMQGVACASTGNTSASLAAYAAQAGMTGVVLIPAGKTALGKLAQTVAYGATILAVRDDFDACLTLIDQASRRLGLYLVNSINPFRLAGQKSIVFELLEDLGWRAPDWIVLPAGNLGNTSAFGAALVQAKALGLIDRIPRLAAIQAEGAAPFAESFRGDFATRYQVEAETVATAIRIGNPASHFRAVAAMRATRGVVATVSDEEILAAKRVIDRAGVGCEPASAASVAGVQRLVAEGVIGANDEVAAVLTGNILKDPEILLKNQQTDIREVEPTLSSIEAALAERGG, via the coding sequence ATGAGCGGCTGGCTCCAGTGTGACGACTGCGACGCCCGGTTCGATCTGTTCGCTCCGATCACCCGATGCGACCGGTGTCAGGGACTGCTGGCCGTCGGGCGGGACGATGAATCGGACGACGTGGCGGCCCGATTTGCCGATGGACGCCGGCATCCGGGTCCCCTCAGCCGGTCCGGGGTGTGGCGGTTTCGCGAGTTGGTGTTCCCCGAGATGCGGGACGAAGATGTCGTCTCATTTCCCGAGGGGAATACGCCGCTGGTGTCCCGCGAGCGGGTGGCGGAGTGGGCCGGTTGTCGGCGGCTGGTCCTCAAGCATGAGGGCATGAACCCGACCGGGTCCTTCAAGGACCGCGGCATGACGGTTGCCGTCAGCCACGCCCGCCGGCTCGGAATGCAGGGGGTGGCTTGTGCCTCGACCGGCAATACCTCGGCCTCCTTGGCCGCCTATGCCGCCCAGGCCGGGATGACTGGCGTCGTGTTGATCCCGGCCGGGAAGACGGCGCTAGGCAAGCTGGCCCAGACGGTAGCCTATGGCGCCACGATCCTGGCGGTCCGGGACGATTTCGATGCTTGCCTAACGCTGATCGATCAGGCCAGCCGGCGGCTCGGGCTCTACTTGGTCAACAGCATCAACCCATTCCGGCTGGCCGGTCAGAAATCGATCGTCTTCGAGCTGCTCGAGGACCTCGGGTGGCGGGCCCCGGATTGGATCGTCCTCCCGGCCGGCAACCTCGGGAATACCTCAGCGTTCGGGGCCGCCCTCGTGCAGGCCAAGGCCCTGGGGCTGATCGACCGGATTCCGCGGCTCGCGGCAATCCAGGCCGAGGGGGCAGCGCCGTTTGCGGAGAGTTTCCGGGGCGACTTTGCCACTCGGTACCAGGTCGAGGCGGAAACCGTTGCCACGGCGATTCGGATCGGGAACCCCGCCTCGCATTTCCGGGCGGTGGCGGCCATGCGGGCCACCCGGGGGGTGGTCGCCACCGTCAGCGACGAGGAGATTCTCGCGGCCAAACGGGTCATCGATCGGGCCGGGGTCGGGTGCGAACCGGCCAGTGCCGCCTCGGTGGCCGGGGTCCAGCGGCTGGTAGCCGAAGGGGTAATCGGAGCCAACGACGAGGTGGCCGCCGTCCTCACAGGTAACATCCTCAAGGACCCGGAAATCCTGCTCAAGAACCAGCAAACCGATATCCGGGAGGTCGAGCCGACTCTGTCGAGCATCGAGGCAGCCCTCGCGGAGCGCGGCGGATAG
- the ettA gene encoding energy-dependent translational throttle protein EttA, with product MANYQYIFTMTNLRKVVPPSREILKGIYISMYPGVKIGVLGSNGAGKSTLLKIMAGVDHDFLGQAKPADGVRIGYLSQEPSLDPTKDVRGNVEVAVSHTRALLTQFEEISLKFAEPMSDDAMNALLEKQGDLQTTIDALGAWELDRKLDIAMDALRCPPGDADVTKLSGGERRRVALCRVLLEQPDLLLLDEPTNHLDAESVAWLERHLAEFPGTVVAVTHDRYFLDNVAGWILELDRGEGIPWEGNYSSWLSQKQKRLQHEERAASARQRTLARELEWINLSPKARQSKGKARLNAYETLLAEGEKEQEGVAEISIPVPPRLGDEVVIAKGVKKGFGDTLLFDNLNFALPKGGIVGVIGPNGAGKTTLFRMITGQEQPDGGELVVGSTVKVAYVDQSRDSLDPNKSVYEEISGGQDQLDFGRRQVNARAYCAGFNFKGADQQKKVGLLSGGERNRVHLAKVIKRGGNLLLLDEPTNDLDVDTLRALEDALLRFAGCAVVISHDRWFLDRVATHILAFEGESEAYWYEGNYQDYAADYKKRKGVAVDQPHRIRYRKLVH from the coding sequence ATGGCTAACTATCAATACATCTTTACGATGACGAACCTCCGGAAGGTGGTTCCCCCAAGCCGTGAGATCCTCAAGGGGATCTACATCTCGATGTACCCCGGCGTCAAGATCGGGGTCCTGGGCTCCAACGGGGCCGGGAAATCGACCCTGCTCAAGATCATGGCGGGGGTCGACCACGACTTCCTCGGCCAGGCCAAGCCGGCGGACGGGGTTCGGATCGGCTACCTGTCGCAGGAGCCCTCCCTCGATCCCACCAAGGACGTCCGGGGCAACGTCGAAGTGGCGGTGAGCCACACCCGGGCGTTGCTGACTCAGTTTGAAGAAATCAGCCTGAAATTCGCTGAGCCGATGTCCGACGACGCCATGAACGCGTTGCTCGAGAAACAGGGCGATCTGCAAACCACGATCGACGCCCTGGGGGCCTGGGAGCTCGACCGCAAGCTCGACATTGCGATGGACGCGTTGCGCTGCCCGCCGGGGGACGCCGACGTGACCAAGCTGTCCGGGGGCGAACGGCGCCGGGTGGCGCTCTGCCGCGTCCTGCTCGAGCAGCCGGACCTCTTGTTACTGGACGAGCCGACCAACCATCTCGACGCCGAGTCGGTGGCTTGGCTGGAGCGGCACTTGGCGGAGTTCCCTGGCACTGTGGTTGCGGTCACTCACGACCGATACTTCCTCGATAACGTGGCCGGGTGGATCCTCGAGCTCGACCGCGGCGAGGGGATCCCGTGGGAAGGCAACTACTCGAGCTGGCTCAGCCAGAAGCAGAAGCGGCTTCAGCACGAAGAACGGGCGGCGTCGGCGCGGCAACGAACCTTGGCCCGGGAACTCGAGTGGATCAACCTCTCGCCCAAGGCCAGGCAATCGAAAGGCAAGGCCCGGCTCAACGCCTATGAGACGTTGCTGGCCGAAGGGGAAAAAGAGCAAGAGGGCGTGGCCGAAATTTCGATCCCGGTGCCGCCGCGGCTTGGCGATGAGGTGGTGATTGCCAAGGGTGTCAAGAAGGGCTTCGGCGACACGCTGTTGTTCGACAACCTCAACTTTGCCTTGCCGAAGGGCGGCATCGTCGGGGTGATCGGGCCGAACGGCGCGGGTAAAACGACGTTATTCCGGATGATCACGGGCCAGGAGCAGCCCGATGGCGGCGAACTGGTGGTCGGCTCGACGGTCAAGGTGGCGTACGTCGACCAATCGCGCGATTCGCTGGATCCGAACAAGTCGGTGTATGAGGAGATTTCGGGGGGTCAGGACCAGCTCGACTTCGGGAGGCGTCAGGTGAACGCCCGAGCTTATTGCGCCGGCTTCAACTTCAAGGGCGCCGACCAGCAGAAGAAGGTGGGCTTGTTGTCGGGCGGCGAACGCAACCGGGTCCATCTGGCGAAGGTGATCAAGAGGGGCGGGAATCTCCTGCTCCTCGACGAGCCGACCAACGATCTCGACGTCGACACCCTCCGAGCGCTGGAGGACGCACTGCTTCGGTTTGCCGGCTGCGCCGTGGTCATCAGCCACGATCGGTGGTTCCTCGACCGGGTCGCGACCCATATTCTGGCGTTCGAAGGGGAAAGCGAAGCGTACTGGTACGAGGGCAACTACCAGGACTACGCGGCGGACTACAAGAAGCGGAAGGGCGTGGCCGTCGATCAGCCGCACCGGATTCGGTATCGGAAGTTGGTACACTAG
- a CDS encoding DUF971 domain-containing protein: MVRDSGAGRTRYLSERKIAKEGRTSGTTPVPAAITRRDDGILLQWVRGGAVARLAARGLRLACPCAQCVDEMSGRPILDPTVVPDDVRPVHLALVGAYGLRINWSDGHATGIYTFDFLRRHPEAAAATP, from the coding sequence ATTGTCAGGGACAGTGGAGCCGGCCGTACTCGATATCTGTCCGAGCGAAAGATAGCCAAGGAGGGCCGTACGAGCGGAACGACGCCGGTCCCCGCCGCGATCACTCGGCGTGATGATGGAATCCTGCTCCAATGGGTACGGGGTGGCGCCGTTGCCAGGCTCGCTGCCCGGGGGCTCCGGCTGGCGTGCCCGTGCGCGCAGTGCGTGGATGAAATGTCCGGTCGCCCGATCCTCGATCCCACGGTCGTCCCCGACGATGTTCGGCCGGTCCATCTGGCCTTGGTGGGGGCCTATGGGCTCAGGATCAATTGGAGCGACGGGCACGCCACCGGCATTTATACCTTCGACTTCCTCCGTCGTCACCCGGAGGCCGCCGCGGCAACCCCATGA
- the acnA gene encoding aconitate hydratase AcnA codes for MTNAHPNPFGTRSQLDLGPTRAVMFRLQELARQGLTDLDQLPFSIRILVENALRHAGRGIVTEDHVLQIARWTGQPASGEIPFMPARVVLQDFTGVPCVVDLAAMRDAMARIGGDPQRINPVVPCDLVIDHSVQVDHYGTAEAYKQNVALEFDRNKERYQLLKFAQRAFQNFRVVPPGTGIVHQVNLEYLSPAVQLRDQHGDLTVYPDSLVGTDSHTTMINGLGVMGWGVGGIEAEAVMLGQPYFMLIPEVVGMKLVGALPVGTTATDLVLQATQILRKAGVVDKFVEFYGPGLSTLGLADRATIANMAPEYGATMGFFPVDAETINYLRRTGRPADVVERAERYCKENALFRTDATPDPVFTSTLTLDLSTVAPSLAGPKRPQDLVRLVDMAKNFTSNLASLRAAGGAETAPASGEVRDGSVVIAAITSCTNTSNPSVMVGAGLLAKKAVEKGLTTKPWVKTSLAPGSRVVTDYLNAAGLSPYLDQLGFQTVGYGCTTCIGNSGPLPDPIAEAIEQQRLVAVAVLSGNRNFEARVHPLVRANYLASPVLVVAYALAGRADLDLSTEPLGTDRSGQPVYLADIWPSAKEISAVLATSLTAQMFRQSYARVFEGDAEWQRLEVPGGSRFAWDRASTYVQEPPFFQDLPVTPGAFQDVVAARVLATLGDSVTTDHISPAGSIPKNGPAARFLLEKGVAAADWNTFGARRGNHEVMMRGTFGNVRIKNGLVPEKEGNWTLDFKTGEVVSIYDAAMRYLERGTPLVLLVGKEYGTGSSRDWAAKGTTLLGVKAVIAESYERIHRSNLVGMGVLPLCYEPGQTRESLGLTGRESFTITGIASGPVPGGRVDVTATAEDGTVKKFRAVVRLNSNVEVDYYRHGGILPRVLRMFS; via the coding sequence ATGACTAACGCCCATCCCAATCCGTTCGGCACCCGAAGCCAGCTTGACCTCGGACCGACTCGCGCCGTCATGTTCCGGCTCCAGGAACTCGCCCGACAAGGGCTGACCGACTTGGATCAACTGCCCTTTTCGATCCGCATCCTGGTGGAGAACGCCCTCCGCCACGCGGGTCGGGGTATCGTCACCGAAGACCATGTCCTTCAGATTGCCCGATGGACCGGCCAGCCGGCCAGCGGCGAGATCCCCTTCATGCCGGCCCGGGTCGTTCTCCAGGATTTTACCGGCGTGCCCTGTGTCGTCGACCTGGCGGCCATGCGGGACGCCATGGCCAGGATCGGGGGCGACCCTCAACGCATCAACCCGGTGGTACCCTGCGACCTGGTGATCGATCACTCGGTCCAAGTCGACCACTATGGAACGGCCGAGGCATACAAACAGAATGTAGCGCTAGAATTTGACCGAAATAAGGAGCGCTATCAACTTCTCAAGTTTGCCCAACGCGCCTTCCAGAACTTCCGGGTGGTCCCGCCCGGCACCGGCATCGTCCACCAGGTCAACCTCGAGTACCTCTCGCCGGCCGTGCAACTGCGGGACCAGCACGGTGATCTGACGGTCTATCCCGACAGCTTGGTCGGCACCGACTCCCATACGACCATGATCAACGGCCTCGGCGTCATGGGGTGGGGTGTCGGCGGCATCGAAGCCGAAGCGGTCATGCTCGGCCAGCCGTACTTCATGCTGATCCCCGAAGTCGTGGGAATGAAATTAGTCGGTGCCCTGCCCGTTGGCACTACGGCAACCGATCTGGTGCTTCAGGCCACCCAGATCCTTCGGAAGGCCGGCGTGGTCGACAAGTTCGTCGAGTTCTACGGCCCAGGCCTCTCAACCCTCGGCCTGGCTGACCGGGCCACCATCGCCAACATGGCCCCGGAATACGGCGCCACGATGGGTTTCTTCCCCGTCGACGCCGAAACCATCAACTATCTCCGCCGGACCGGCCGCCCCGCCGACGTCGTCGAGCGAGCCGAGCGGTACTGCAAGGAGAACGCGCTCTTTCGCACCGATGCCACGCCCGACCCGGTCTTTACCAGTACCCTGACCCTCGACCTGTCGACCGTGGCCCCAAGCCTCGCCGGGCCGAAGCGACCCCAAGACTTGGTACGACTGGTGGACATGGCCAAGAACTTCACCTCCAACCTGGCCAGCCTCCGGGCCGCCGGCGGCGCCGAAACGGCCCCGGCCTCGGGTGAGGTCCGGGATGGCTCGGTGGTCATCGCCGCGATTACCAGCTGCACCAACACCTCGAACCCGTCGGTGATGGTGGGGGCCGGCCTGTTGGCCAAAAAAGCCGTCGAGAAGGGCCTGACCACCAAGCCATGGGTCAAGACCAGCCTGGCGCCCGGCTCCCGGGTCGTGACCGACTATCTGAATGCGGCCGGCCTGAGCCCCTACCTCGACCAGCTCGGCTTCCAGACGGTTGGCTATGGCTGCACGACTTGTATCGGAAATAGCGGCCCCCTGCCCGACCCGATCGCCGAGGCCATCGAACAGCAGCGACTGGTGGCGGTGGCGGTGCTCTCGGGAAACCGGAATTTCGAGGCCCGGGTCCATCCGTTGGTCCGGGCCAACTACCTGGCCTCGCCGGTATTGGTCGTCGCCTACGCGCTGGCCGGCCGGGCCGACTTGGACCTGTCGACCGAACCGCTCGGCACCGACCGGTCCGGACAGCCGGTGTACCTGGCCGATATCTGGCCGAGCGCCAAGGAGATTTCGGCTGTCCTGGCCACCTCCCTGACCGCCCAGATGTTCCGCCAGAGCTACGCCCGGGTCTTCGAGGGCGACGCCGAATGGCAGCGGCTCGAAGTCCCCGGCGGAAGCCGGTTTGCCTGGGACCGGGCCTCCACCTACGTCCAGGAGCCCCCGTTCTTCCAGGACCTCCCGGTCACCCCGGGTGCCTTTCAAGACGTCGTTGCCGCGCGGGTGCTGGCCACCCTCGGCGATTCGGTGACCACGGACCACATCTCGCCGGCCGGTTCGATCCCGAAGAACGGTCCCGCCGCCCGATTCCTGCTCGAGAAAGGCGTGGCCGCGGCGGATTGGAACACCTTCGGCGCCCGCCGCGGCAATCATGAGGTCATGATGCGCGGCACCTTCGGCAACGTCCGGATCAAGAATGGACTGGTGCCCGAGAAAGAGGGCAACTGGACTTTGGACTTCAAGACCGGCGAGGTCGTTTCGATCTACGATGCCGCGATGCGCTACCTCGAGCGCGGCACCCCGCTCGTCCTCTTGGTGGGCAAGGAGTACGGCACCGGCTCGAGCCGGGACTGGGCCGCCAAGGGCACTACTCTGCTCGGCGTGAAAGCGGTGATCGCCGAGAGCTACGAACGGATCCATCGGAGCAACTTGGTGGGGATGGGCGTGCTGCCCCTCTGTTACGAGCCGGGCCAGACCCGCGAGTCACTGGGCCTGACGGGACGGGAGAGTTTCACGATTACCGGGATCGCGAGCGGCCCAGTGCCTGGGGGACGGGTCGATGTGACGGCAACGGCCGAAGACGGCACCGTGAAGAAGTTCAGGGCTGTGGTACGGCTCAACTCAAACGTTGAGGTCGACTACTACCGGCATGGGGGCATTCTGCCGCGGGTGCTTCGGATGTTTAGCTAG
- a CDS encoding homoserine kinase codes for MRTSSRLRPPPTRVRVFVPGSIGNVGPGLDILGLAVRGLGDTVRAERIPGRRVEIRDPGHPDLPKAASHHASAIAARAAIRLAGQGGEVGMAIWLEKGLPLSGGQGGSAASAVAGAVAANVLMGSPLGADGLLLAALAAESKLAGRHLDNIAPALLGGLVLIRALDPLDVVCLPTPTRMHIVLAKPDYQLATKRGRALLPNDIDRATALHQAATVAAMVAAAYRNDLPLFGRSIDDRIAEPARAPSLPGFVAAKRAALRAGALGCSISGSGPTLFAIASSRRTAAAVGVAIRGAYARAGYRTEIRLTVPDLAGARVLR; via the coding sequence GTGCGAACCTCCTCCCGATTGCGGCCTCCACCGACCCGCGTGCGCGTCTTCGTCCCCGGTTCGATCGGCAACGTCGGGCCCGGGTTGGACATTCTCGGCTTGGCGGTTCGCGGGCTGGGCGACACCGTCCGGGCAGAACGAATCCCCGGCCGGCGAGTCGAGATTCGCGACCCGGGCCACCCCGACCTCCCGAAGGCCGCCAGTCACCACGCCTCGGCGATTGCGGCCCGGGCGGCGATCCGGTTGGCCGGACAGGGGGGCGAGGTCGGGATGGCCATTTGGCTCGAGAAGGGCCTGCCGCTTTCCGGAGGCCAGGGAGGCAGCGCGGCGTCAGCGGTGGCGGGGGCGGTCGCCGCCAACGTCCTGATGGGATCGCCGCTCGGAGCTGACGGCCTGCTGCTGGCCGCGTTGGCGGCCGAATCGAAACTGGCCGGCCGGCACCTCGACAACATCGCCCCGGCCCTGCTGGGTGGTTTAGTTCTGATTCGGGCGCTCGACCCGCTCGATGTCGTGTGCCTTCCCACTCCCACCCGGATGCACATCGTGCTGGCCAAGCCCGACTACCAACTCGCCACCAAACGGGGGCGGGCCTTGCTGCCTAACGACATTGACCGGGCCACGGCGCTCCATCAGGCGGCCACGGTGGCGGCGATGGTCGCCGCCGCCTACCGAAACGACCTCCCGTTGTTCGGCCGCTCGATCGACGACCGGATCGCCGAACCAGCCCGGGCCCCGTCGCTCCCCGGTTTCGTCGCGGCCAAGCGGGCCGCCCTCCGGGCCGGGGCCCTTGGGTGTTCGATCTCGGGGAGCGGGCCGACGTTGTTCGCCATCGCATCGAGCCGCCGGACAGCCGCGGCCGTGGGCGTCGCGATCCGGGGTGCCTACGCCAGGGCCGGGTACCGGACCGAGATCCGGCTGACGGTGCCCGACTTGGCCGGCGCCCGGGTGCTTCGATGA
- the glgP gene encoding alpha-glucan family phosphorylase, whose product MGGRQKVSVLPPRLEGLSAVATNLSWSWNRDARELLRMIDPPLWRETRNNPIAMLREVSHTRLERLAKDPDFLARYDRVMEWVSSDQQPDRTWFARRHPDLRTRPVAYFCAEFGLHSSVPISSGGLGILAGDHCKTASDLGLPFVGVGLSYMKSYFDQRLRADGWQEDSDECVDPGLTPLMPLRSAKGEPYFAVVDTFGRPVHVQVWTMKVGRIPLYLLDTNLEENHPDDRTLLNKLYAGGPDLRLRQEWLLGVGGVRVLRAVGLDPGVWHANEGHASFMLVERLREPTKPAGRPPGASRWPSRICRSPSTPRPGSSVSCRPRPWRPPNPTGPWGSDSASRATPSTPRRANDAGQGIGRSFFSNRVIQRPVLMSLK is encoded by the coding sequence ATGGGGGGGCGACAGAAGGTTTCGGTATTGCCTCCGCGGCTTGAGGGGCTTTCGGCGGTTGCGACCAATCTCTCCTGGAGTTGGAATCGGGACGCGCGGGAGTTGCTTCGGATGATCGACCCGCCGTTGTGGCGGGAGACTCGGAACAATCCGATCGCGATGTTGCGCGAGGTGTCGCACACCCGGCTCGAGCGGTTGGCCAAAGATCCCGATTTCCTGGCCCGGTACGACCGGGTCATGGAGTGGGTTTCGAGCGATCAGCAGCCGGACCGGACCTGGTTTGCCCGGCGACACCCCGACCTGAGGACTCGGCCGGTGGCGTATTTCTGCGCCGAATTCGGCCTCCATAGCTCAGTACCGATCTCCAGCGGCGGCCTCGGGATTCTGGCCGGCGATCATTGCAAGACCGCGTCGGATCTTGGCCTGCCGTTCGTCGGCGTCGGACTGTCGTACATGAAGAGCTACTTCGACCAGCGGTTGCGGGCCGACGGGTGGCAGGAGGATAGCGACGAGTGCGTTGACCCCGGGCTGACCCCATTGATGCCGCTCCGGAGCGCGAAGGGTGAGCCCTACTTTGCGGTGGTCGACACCTTTGGGCGGCCGGTCCACGTCCAGGTGTGGACCATGAAAGTCGGCCGGATCCCCTTGTACCTGCTCGACACCAACCTCGAGGAAAATCACCCCGACGATCGGACGCTCCTCAACAAGCTGTACGCGGGCGGGCCGGATCTCCGGCTTCGCCAGGAGTGGCTGTTAGGCGTGGGCGGGGTCCGGGTGCTGCGGGCGGTTGGCCTCGATCCCGGCGTCTGGCATGCGAACGAGGGCCATGCGTCATTCATGTTGGTTGAGCGGCTTCGCGAGCCGACCAAGCCGGCGGGGCGGCCGCCGGGCGCCTCGCGTTGGCCATCGAGGATTTGCCGATCTCCTTCGACGCCCAGACCCGGTTCTTCCGTTTCATGTCGACCGCGCCCCTGGCGGCCACCCAACCCTACCGGACCTTGGGGGTCCGATTCGGCTTCGCGCGCGACGCCTTCGACCCCGCGTCGCGCGAATGACGCCGGTCAGGGGATCGGGCGTTCCTTTTTCTCCAACCGAGTAATCCAGAGGCCGGTGTTGATGTCGTTGAAATAG
- a CDS encoding redoxin domain-containing protein has translation MDAYRDQYATLFKDGKGVKVFGVSVDADTALASWAKDKNYPVTFLSDLGAEVGKKYGVAIQTRIGMLDHRTVYVIDGTGKIAHVISPFRETDPTQYTELGQAVATASGGRR, from the coding sequence ATGGACGCGTACCGTGATCAGTACGCGACGCTCTTCAAAGATGGCAAAGGCGTGAAGGTTTTTGGGGTCAGTGTCGATGCCGATACGGCGCTGGCGAGTTGGGCCAAGGACAAGAATTACCCGGTGACCTTCTTGAGCGATCTTGGTGCCGAGGTCGGGAAGAAGTACGGCGTGGCGATCCAGACGCGGATTGGCATGTTGGATCATCGGACCGTGTACGTGATTGACGGAACCGGCAAGATTGCCCACGTGATATCGCCGTTTCGGGAAACCGATCCGACCCAGTATACCGAGTTGGGGCAGGCGGTCGCGACGGCAAGCGGCGGTCGCCGGTAG